DNA sequence from the Candidatus Krumholzibacteriia bacterium genome:
GGCCACCCAATCCACGAAACCCAGGGTGGCCATCAGGAGGTTCTTCTCTCTCCACTGATACCGATCGATCGTCATCCCCCTGACGACCCGCCCGCAAGGGTGTGGCACAACAAACGGTAAACCCATTGCAGGACGGACGCTTTCGCCCCAAGAAGCGATTCGGCCAGAACTTTCTCCAGGACCGCGGCATTGCCGCGCGGATCGTTGAGGCCGCGAGGATCGGCCCCGGCGACACGGTCGTGGAGTTGGGGCCCGGACATGGCGTCCTGACGAAACTCATTGTCGGGACCGGCGCGCGGCTCGTGGCGCTTGAGCTCGATCGCGGGCTCGTCGACGAGTTGAACGCGGAATTCGATGGCCGGCTGGGCGCCGGCGGCGATGCGCGCGGGCGTGTCGAAGTGATCTCGGTGGATTTTACGAAGGTCTCGCTCGGCGAGTTGCTGGGCCAAAGGGGAATCGAGCGGTGCGTGTTGATCGGCAATATTCCATATCACCTCACCCGGAACGTGCTGTTCGACTTTCTGGTGGCGGAAACGGGGCGCATTGCGCGCTCGGTGGTCATGATGCAGCGCGAGGTGGGCGAGCGGATCGCGTCGCCGCCCGGGAGCCGGGTCTATGGCATTACGAGCGTGGTATTGCAGAGCTTGTACGACATCCGGGTTGTCACGAAGGTTGCACCCGGCTCGTTTCATCCCCGGC
Encoded proteins:
- the rsmA gene encoding 16S rRNA (adenine(1518)-N(6)/adenine(1519)-N(6))-dimethyltransferase RsmA — translated: MQDGRFRPKKRFGQNFLQDRGIAARIVEAARIGPGDTVVELGPGHGVLTKLIVGTGARLVALELDRGLVDELNAEFDGRLGAGGDARGRVEVISVDFTKVSLGELLGQRGIERCVLIGNIPYHLTRNVLFDFLVAETGRIARSVVMMQREVGERIASPPGSRVYGITSVVLQSLYDIRVVTKVAPGSFHPRPRVASIVLSFHPLQTPFLGPDEVVPFVSLVKNLFQQRRKTIHNTLRAFYPMPEDALLRVAEAAGVDLQSRPEVLSREQFRALSRALLAAGV